The Pseudomonas fluorescens genome includes a window with the following:
- a CDS encoding LuxR family transcriptional regulator gives MQAKLSDFNTRLLSGRSLDEQMDNTLGMVQALGFEALVYDYSPVPLDHDGALITPTVLKLRNTPRDWHSLWCEEGYYQIDPVQHLAINAISPFVWSYRPEADTVLQPFIGQSHAPVVSYLQDSRMTCGVTVPMHLPKGGFATLTGLRADTKGSTLQDVRQTLGDFSLISHALQEAAFPLLGKEARACPVRLTKRERECLRLAADGLTAADIARQLNRSLATITLHLTSAMHKLGARNRVQAVVRAVHYRLLDS, from the coding sequence ATGCAGGCCAAGCTGTCTGACTTCAATACCCGTCTTTTGTCTGGCAGGAGCCTGGACGAACAGATGGATAACACCCTGGGGATGGTCCAGGCGCTAGGCTTTGAAGCCTTGGTGTACGACTACAGTCCGGTGCCGCTGGATCATGATGGGGCACTGATCACCCCGACTGTGCTGAAGTTGCGCAATACCCCCCGTGATTGGCACTCGCTCTGGTGTGAAGAAGGTTATTACCAGATCGACCCCGTCCAGCATCTGGCAATCAATGCCATTTCTCCTTTTGTCTGGTCCTATCGACCGGAGGCCGACACGGTGCTGCAGCCGTTCATCGGCCAGAGTCATGCACCGGTCGTGAGCTACCTGCAGGATTCGCGCATGACCTGCGGCGTGACGGTGCCGATGCATTTGCCCAAAGGCGGCTTTGCGACATTGACCGGGCTGCGCGCCGATACGAAGGGGAGCACCCTGCAGGATGTCCGGCAAACGCTGGGCGACTTCAGCCTGATTTCCCATGCCCTGCAAGAGGCGGCTTTTCCGCTGCTCGGCAAGGAAGCCCGCGCATGCCCGGTTCGCCTGACCAAACGAGAGCGTGAGTGCTTGAGGTTAGCCGCTGACGGGTTGACGGCGGCGGACATCGCCAGGCAACTGAATCGCTCCTTGGCCACCATCACCCTCCACCTGACTTCTGCCATGCACAAGCTCGGCGCCAGGAATCGGGTCCAAGCCGTGGTCAGGGCGGTGCATTATCGGTTGCTCGATAGCTGA